A section of the Prevotella melaninogenica genome encodes:
- a CDS encoding bifunctional folylpolyglutamate synthase/dihydrofolate synthase, whose amino-acid sequence MNYQETVEYLFNSTPVFEHVGASAYKEGLETTKALDEHFGHPHTHFLSIHVAGTNGKGSCSHTLAAILQAEGYKVGLYTSPHLVDFRERIKVNGEMISEQEVIDFIEQERNFFEPLHPSFFELTTALAFKYFAEQKVDIAIIEVGLGGRLDCTNIITPILSIITNISLDHTQFLGNTLAAIAAEKAGIIKHRVPVVIGESVPETQIVFKAKAQKEDALIVFAEDIPAVLSSRLNPDGGIAYQTRFFGDIVGELGGSYQEKNANTVLTAVMQLYNKGVVKNAESIAKGFANVCELTGLMGRWQKLQATPLVICDTGHNAGGWTYLSQQIKRQQCKQKRIVFGMVDDKDLHTVMSMLPDDVIYYWTQPSTHRAFPAEKVAATADDYDLHGKVYPTVLEAYQAALQDADEQDFIFIGGSSYVVADLLTSLQKM is encoded by the coding sequence ATGAACTACCAAGAAACCGTAGAATATCTATTCAACAGCACACCCGTCTTTGAACACGTCGGAGCATCTGCTTATAAAGAAGGACTCGAGACAACAAAGGCTTTGGACGAGCACTTCGGTCATCCACATACTCACTTTCTTTCTATCCATGTTGCAGGAACCAACGGAAAAGGTTCGTGCTCACACACGTTGGCTGCTATCCTCCAAGCGGAAGGATATAAGGTCGGACTCTATACCAGTCCTCACCTCGTTGACTTCCGCGAGCGTATCAAAGTCAATGGAGAAATGATTTCTGAGCAGGAGGTTATAGACTTTATCGAACAGGAACGCAACTTCTTTGAGCCACTGCACCCTTCTTTCTTTGAACTCACAACAGCCTTAGCTTTCAAGTATTTTGCTGAACAAAAGGTAGACATCGCCATCATCGAAGTAGGCTTAGGTGGTAGACTTGATTGTACGAACATCATCACCCCTATCCTATCGATTATCACCAATATATCACTCGATCACACCCAGTTCCTCGGCAACACACTCGCAGCTATCGCAGCAGAGAAAGCTGGCATTATCAAACATCGTGTACCGGTCGTTATTGGTGAGTCTGTCCCTGAAACACAGATTGTTTTCAAGGCAAAAGCACAGAAAGAGGATGCGCTCATTGTCTTTGCAGAAGACATCCCCGCAGTGCTTTCGTCTCGCCTTAACCCCGATGGTGGTATCGCTTATCAAACTCGTTTCTTCGGTGATATTGTTGGCGAATTGGGTGGTAGCTACCAAGAGAAAAACGCTAACACAGTCTTAACAGCCGTCATGCAACTGTATAATAAAGGTGTCGTCAAGAACGCAGAGAGTATTGCTAAAGGCTTTGCCAATGTTTGCGAACTGACAGGACTGATGGGTAGATGGCAGAAACTACAAGCAACCCCATTGGTCATTTGCGACACAGGTCACAATGCTGGCGGATGGACTTACCTCTCTCAACAAATCAAACGTCAACAATGTAAGCAGAAGCGCATTGTCTTTGGTATGGTGGATGATAAAGACCTACATACTGTTATGTCCATGCTCCCCGATGATGTCATTTACTATTGGACACAACCAAGTACACATCGTGCCTTCCCCGCAGAGAAAGTTGCCGCAACAGCCGACGATTACGACCTACACGGAAAGGTCTACCCAACCGTCCTTGAAGCCTACCAAGCTGCCCTTCAAGATGCTGACGAACAAGATTTTATCTTCATTGGCGGCTCCAGCTATGTGGTTGCCGACTTGCTGACAAGCTTACAAAAGATGTAG